The window CTGATCCCGGTTTGTGCTCGTTTAATCCCGTTTTACGTCGATATCGACGGTTACGCCCAGTTTGCGGGACGGAACGTGTCCAATCCCGATCCAACGAGACGGCGAGTCCCCGCACGTGGTCGCGCCGTGTTGACACGTGGTCACGCCGGTCGATTGTTCCATCGCGCACGCGAGTGACTATTGGACAGATCGCCATCGCAGCAATCAGGCTTGACAGATCGCCACGCGGTACCGAATCGCAGCAATCAGGCTCGGTCGCTCTCGGTCTCCCGCTCGGTCTGTAAATCGGCGTCGGAATCGGCCTCGGCGTTCGGGTCGTCCCCGCCGGTCGGACCGTCCGAGTCGGTGCCGGCGCTCTCGTCGTCGCCCGCCGCCGCGGCCCCGCGGTCGAGTTCCCGATCGATCTCGTCGTAGTTCGTCGACAGCGACTCGACCGTGACGACGTTGCCGCCGCCGGGGTCGATCACGACGACCTCGGTCCCCTCTTCGAGTTCGCCGTCGACCGATCGGGCGGAGTAGAAGGGATTGAACCCACCCTCGTCGAGTTTGACTTCGCCCTCGGTTGGCGTGACCCGCTCTGTGACCCGTCCGGTTCGGCCTCGGAGGCTCGTCGAGTCGCTGGTCTGCCCGGAGCCCTTCCCGCCGTAGATGTCGAGTTCGCGGTAGCCGTAGAGCGAGACCGCCCCGAAGAGGAGGACGAGAACGCCGAGGACGATCGGGGAGGCGAGCGGCCCCAAGAGGAGGCCGACGAGCCCCGCGGCCAACAGCGCCACGCCGAGCACGACGAAGTGCGCGCCCGGCGCGAACGCTTCGAGGACGCTGAGACCGATCCCGGCGACGACGAGCAGCAGCGGCAGCGTCTCCGGCGGGATCGAGAGCTGCAGGGCGATCGAGGGCGCACCTTCGAGCATACGCTCCGTAGGTCTGGCGGACGATTAAGGGTTGTCACGCTCCGCGACGCCGTCGCCCCGCGAGCCGGCCGTCTCGGACGCAGTCGGCAGTCGCAGAACCACGTTCGTCCCCGACGCCCCGACCTCGAAGTCGACGGCGCCGCCGAGGGAGTCGACGCCCCACGTGACGATCCACAGCCCCAGTCCGCTCCCGTGTTCGAGGGCCGTCTCCCCCGTCTCGTCGAGGACGGCGAGTTCGTGCTCGGGGATCCCCGGGCCGTCGTCCGCGACCTCGACCGCGAGGAACCCCGGTTCCGCTTCGTCCTCTGCGGTCCGGACGGTCACGGTCGGAGTCTCGGAGGGGTCGTGTTCGATCGCGTTCTCCAGCAGGTTCTCGAAGACGGCCTCCAGGAGCGACGGGGCCGCCCGGACCGTCACGTCGTCGTCGACGTCGACGGTGATCTCGGCAGCCGGTTCCGTCTCCGAGCGTCCCCCGGCATCGGGTTCCGTCTCCGAGAGCCCCTCGGTGATCTCTTCGAGAAGCGGTCGCAGTTCGACGGGGTCGGGGTCGTCGACGCCCGCGTCCAGCGCCCGCTCGATGTAGCGGGCCTTCTCGCCCAGTTCGACGACTCCCGCGGTGTTCTCGGCGGCGACGTCGAGCATCCGCCGGACGTCCTCGTCGTCGACGCGCGCTTCGGCCATCTCCAGGTAGCCGGAGACGACGTTCAGGTCGTTCCGGAGGTTGTGCCGAAGCACCCTGTTGAGAACGGCGAGACGCTGTTCGCGCCGGCGCTCCTCGGTGATGTCCTGAAAGACGATGGTGTCGCCGACGGCGGCCCCGGTGGCGTCCGTGAGCGGCGACGTCGCGACGGCGTAGGTCCGCTTCCCGCCCGCTCGCCGTCGCGTGATCGGCTCGTTGTCGCCGTCGAGGTCGACGTCGTCGAGGTGAGTTTCGAGCCGTCGACCGAGCGCGTCGCTCCGGGCGGTGCCGAGCAGCCGCCCCGCCTCGTCGTTGCACTCGATGATCCGCCGGCCGCTGTCGACGATGACGACCGCCGATCCCAGGTTGTCGATGGCGGCGCGGTCGGCGACGCGCCGGGCCGCGGGCACCATCTCGAACATGTCCCGGGAGAAGAACGCGTACATGTCGAACGCCAGGTGGACCGGAAAGAGCAGCGGCGTGAGGTTCAGCGGCGGCGTCGCGCCGACCTCGGCCAACCAGAGCAGAAACGGGACGCCCGGGAAGATCGGCGAGACGGCGATGGCCGCCGCCTGGGTCCGGTACAGCGGCCCGTAGCTGAACACCGTATCCGCCAGCAGGAACGAGGCGACCGCGATCATCAGGATGAAGCCGGCGGCGTTGACGAACAGCCACGGCTGGTGGGCGTAGACGACGGTCGCGAGGCCGTAGGTCGGTTCGACGGCGTAGTCGCTCCAGGCGATCCGGTGGAGCGGGTTGGTGACGACGAGGAGAGTGTGGAGCACCTGGAGGGCGACGACGCTCCCCATCGCCTTCGACCGGAGGAGGTGCCCCCGCCCCGTGTACTCCAGCGCGAAGGCGAGAAAGAACACCCCGATGAAGTTGATCGCGGTCCAGATCGGCACCTCGAAGGCCTCGCGCAGGGCCGGATCGAACACGAACAGCGCGAGCCCGTACGACAGCGACCAGAGCGCCTCACATCCGATCGTCGCGAGGAAGAACCGCCCGCCGAGGCGGTCCCGATACGGCCAGAGGTACCGCATAAACCCCAGGGAGACGACCCCCGAGGCCAGCGACGCGGCCGCCAGCCACGGGAACGCGGAGAGCACGGGTATCACTCCCGAAGGCCGTCGGTGGTAAAAAGTTACGTGCGTGTCGCCTCCGCGTTCGGCGCAGGTGGACCGCCCGGAGAGCGGTCAGTCGCTTCCGGACTCGACGGTCGCCTCCGGCGCCAGCGAGGGGTCGCGAACGAAGCGCACGCCCGTCTCGTCGGTCG is drawn from Halobellus limi and contains these coding sequences:
- a CDS encoding histidine kinase N-terminal 7TM domain-containing protein, whose amino-acid sequence is MLSAFPWLAAASLASGVVSLGFMRYLWPYRDRLGGRFFLATIGCEALWSLSYGLALFVFDPALREAFEVPIWTAINFIGVFFLAFALEYTGRGHLLRSKAMGSVVALQVLHTLLVVTNPLHRIAWSDYAVEPTYGLATVVYAHQPWLFVNAAGFILMIAVASFLLADTVFSYGPLYRTQAAAIAVSPIFPGVPFLLWLAEVGATPPLNLTPLLFPVHLAFDMYAFFSRDMFEMVPAARRVADRAAIDNLGSAVVIVDSGRRIIECNDEAGRLLGTARSDALGRRLETHLDDVDLDGDNEPITRRRAGGKRTYAVATSPLTDATGAAVGDTIVFQDITEERRREQRLAVLNRVLRHNLRNDLNVVSGYLEMAEARVDDEDVRRMLDVAAENTAGVVELGEKARYIERALDAGVDDPDPVELRPLLEEITEGLSETEPDAGGRSETEPAAEITVDVDDDVTVRAAPSLLEAVFENLLENAIEHDPSETPTVTVRTAEDEAEPGFLAVEVADDGPGIPEHELAVLDETGETALEHGSGLGLWIVTWGVDSLGGAVDFEVGASGTNVVLRLPTASETAGSRGDGVAERDNP
- a CDS encoding NfeD family protein, whose protein sequence is MLEGAPSIALQLSIPPETLPLLLVVAGIGLSVLEAFAPGAHFVVLGVALLAAGLVGLLLGPLASPIVLGVLVLLFGAVSLYGYRELDIYGGKGSGQTSDSTSLRGRTGRVTERVTPTEGEVKLDEGGFNPFYSARSVDGELEEGTEVVVIDPGGGNVVTVESLSTNYDEIDRELDRGAAAAGDDESAGTDSDGPTGGDDPNAEADSDADLQTERETESDRA